One Methylomonas sp. LL1 DNA window includes the following coding sequences:
- a CDS encoding response regulator has protein sequence MNNNGNILVVDDTLASLKLLSDMLKSEGFEVRSSISGELAVDSAIGNPPDLVLLDIFMPGIDGFEVCRRLKAHPKTRNVPVIFVSALSDTPEKVQGFSLGAVDFVTKPYQREELLARVRTHLEIDRLRNHLEEMVEERSGMLRESEKKLRESLADTLLVNAQLRTLVQTIPDLVWLKDPEGVYLACNLQFERFYGASEAEIVGKTDLDFIGRAQADLFCRNDRTATEAGKVRANEEWLTFADNGYHGLFETLKTPMLDSAGNLVGILGIARDISERKLAEAKIERQMHLYAALSECNKAIVHCTNQDELFLQICRAAVRLGGMKTAWVGLTDFDQARVLSVACHGEGAEDLQNIEFSWAAGSPYEQSPTSIAIRTAQPCWSRVQCMTPWPRPGINARTGRLG, from the coding sequence ATGAATAACAACGGCAACATTCTGGTGGTAGACGATACCTTGGCTTCTCTGAAGCTGCTGTCCGACATGCTCAAGTCGGAAGGTTTCGAGGTGCGTTCTTCCATCAGCGGCGAGTTGGCCGTTGATTCCGCTATCGGCAATCCGCCCGATCTGGTATTGCTGGACATATTCATGCCGGGGATAGATGGTTTTGAGGTTTGCCGCAGGCTCAAGGCCCACCCTAAAACCCGCAATGTGCCGGTCATTTTTGTCAGCGCCCTGTCGGATACGCCGGAAAAGGTGCAAGGCTTCAGCTTGGGGGCGGTGGATTTTGTCACGAAACCGTATCAGCGCGAGGAGTTGCTGGCGCGGGTGCGCACGCATTTGGAAATCGACCGTCTGCGCAACCATCTGGAAGAGATGGTGGAAGAACGTAGCGGCATGCTGAGGGAAAGCGAGAAAAAACTGCGGGAGAGCCTGGCCGATACCCTGTTGGTGAATGCTCAATTGCGTACGCTGGTGCAGACCATTCCGGATCTGGTCTGGTTAAAGGATCCGGAGGGCGTCTATCTGGCCTGTAATCTACAGTTCGAACGCTTTTATGGCGCCAGCGAGGCGGAAATCGTCGGCAAGACCGACCTTGATTTCATCGGCAGGGCACAGGCCGACTTGTTTTGCCGGAACGACCGTACTGCGACGGAAGCCGGCAAGGTCCGCGCCAACGAGGAATGGCTGACCTTCGCCGACAACGGTTATCACGGCTTATTCGAGACCCTGAAAACGCCGATGCTGGATAGTGCCGGAAATTTGGTCGGCATTCTGGGCATTGCCCGCGACATTAGCGAACGCAAGCTGGCGGAAGCAAAAATCGAGCGGCAAATGCATCTGTATGCCGCGCTGAGCGAGTGTAACAAGGCCATAGTCCATTGCACCAACCAGGATGAATTGTTCCTGCAAATCTGCCGCGCGGCCGTCCGCTTGGGCGGCATGAAGACCGCCTGGGTCGGCCTTACCGATTTTGACCAGGCTAGGGTATTGTCGGTTGCCTGCCATGGCGAAGGCGCCGAGGATTTGCAAAATATCGAGTTTTCATGGGCCGCCGGTAGTCCCTATGAGCAAAGCCCCACCAGCATTGCCATTCGCACGGCACAACCCTGCTGGAGCCGGGTTCAATGCATGACCCCATGGCCGAGGCCTGGCATAAACGCGAGGACCGGGCGGCTTGGGTAG
- a CDS encoding SphA family protein gives MAWISCGYCHKSPSNSSRPLRPSALVRYLLIAALCWHHPSVTRASEGGGTSYLPGFYGDFGMAYITEPGTYFNNLFGYYTTQDSQYDYSIAFDMPSILHVSDLQILGGAFTVGMYPMLLRSEYSVPSSDIDTRRGGFGDFYVVPGGISWQWDNFYLFVYEGVNMPTGSYRQDRSLNAGRNYWSLDNNASLTWMSGDGRFELSMNIGYMLNSENPATDYRTGDEFHLDYLLGYYPIANFGIGINGSVYRQVTADSGSGAAGATLLSEANTIGPALYFNQKLGGQEIMWSAKWLHEFDANSYTAGDYVMLHTFFKF, from the coding sequence ATGGCTTGGATTAGCTGCGGTTATTGCCATAAGTCACCCAGCAACTCGAGTCGGCCGTTGCGGCCGTCGGCCTTGGTCCGCTATCTGCTTATTGCCGCGCTATGCTGGCATCATCCGTCCGTGACACGAGCGTCGGAGGGCGGTGGAACCAGTTATTTGCCCGGCTTTTACGGCGATTTCGGCATGGCTTATATCACCGAGCCCGGCACATACTTCAATAACTTGTTCGGTTATTACACTACTCAGGATAGCCAATACGACTATTCGATCGCGTTCGACATGCCGTCGATTCTGCATGTCAGTGACTTGCAAATACTGGGTGGCGCATTTACCGTCGGCATGTATCCGATGTTGTTACGCAGCGAGTATAGTGTTCCATCATCGGATATCGATACCCGTCGTGGCGGTTTCGGCGATTTTTATGTGGTTCCCGGCGGCATTAGCTGGCAATGGGATAATTTTTATCTGTTCGTTTACGAAGGGGTGAATATGCCTACCGGCTCTTACCGCCAAGATCGCAGCCTGAATGCCGGACGTAATTACTGGTCCCTGGACAATAACGCTTCCCTTACCTGGATGTCGGGCGACGGCCGCTTCGAACTGTCGATGAACATCGGTTATATGCTCAACAGCGAAAACCCGGCCACCGATTACCGAACCGGCGACGAGTTTCATCTGGATTATCTGCTAGGCTACTACCCGATAGCCAATTTCGGCATCGGCATTAACGGCTCCGTATACCGGCAAGTGACCGCCGACAGCGGTTCCGGCGCGGCCGGCGCCACGTTGCTGTCCGAAGCCAATACTATCGGCCCGGCCTTGTATTTCAACCAAAAACTGGGCGGACAGGAAATCATGTGGTCGGCCAAATGGCTGCACGAGTTCGACGCCAATAGTTACACGGCCGGCGACTATGTGATGCTGCATACGTTTTTCAAGTTTTAA
- a CDS encoding PAS domain S-box protein translates to MHPRPSMPLSSKIVLSVGILGVVIGTLGIRLSPGLSWIRFFDNLHWTSGTAAAAILAWLSLRRAAPADAKSLFWFALGLSGYAVGQILWDIQTATAYANFPAPSDLFYLWLGPCIAIGLLLEIRNHTVPSERKTIWLDALTLTVAMLTLILALYLPKRGETEVLPLLILIAYPATLFGATSLALTMIPALRQRLRSSLSLFLAGLVTTGLSWMEWNFMALDGTAIDGAWFNISFSVAVLLIGFSLTRWEIEKNTDPDWDRLCEGVLRLFPLLTVVMASLAVVFSHTLNNLPFIVQTAANIGSAVVIVLAMFRQGALLKERDALLLAQAALMASRRELALERGQLKSLVCAIPDLVWLKDPDGIYLSCNPRFEQFFGAGESRIIGKTDYDFVDRELADFFRQHDQKAMEAGGPCSNEEWLTFANGGYRGLFETIKTPMRDESGRLIGVLGVARDITERKRLEEELKLAGEVYQSSSEAIMVTDEGNHIIAVNPAFSAITGYSAGEALGQSPRLLKSGRHDADFYRKLWSSLLNQGRWRGELWNRRKNGEVYPEWISIGVIRNADGSIHRYLSLFTDITERKQAEEELRHYKDHLEETVLQRTEELRLARDAAEAANKAKSVFLANMSHELRTPLNAILGFSSMMRRDLGLSDSQIENLDIINRSGEHLLRLINDVLEMAKIEADRLQLELAPFDLGSMVRDVTEMMQIRAQEKGLRLLLDQTSEFPRYIKSDEARIRQILINLINNAVKFTEQGSVTVRLGVKNNARHHLLIEIQDSGSGIAPEDQDRMFEPFVRLSESAPQPGTGLGLTITRQFVKLMGGCIRLESIPGKGSLFRVELPVELANMDDMLKPELYKLGEVVGLAPGQPRYKILIVEDQRENQLLLSRLMAGLGLEVMLAENGKQGVELFQSWRPDLIWMDRQMPVMDGIEATRRIRRMPNGEAVKIVAVTASAFKEEQREILDAGMDDFVRKPYRFDEIYDCLARQLDITYIYSSQTLSDEPNNVTLTAGMLAILPAELREELRQALINLNSERIAEIIRRIGGIDANLALAMSRLAEYFDYPTILKLLDEAKHN, encoded by the coding sequence ATGCATCCTCGCCCATCCATGCCACTCAGCAGTAAAATCGTCCTATCGGTGGGCATATTGGGCGTGGTGATTGGCACGCTAGGCATTCGCCTCTCACCCGGCTTATCTTGGATCCGCTTTTTCGATAATCTGCATTGGACTTCGGGCACCGCCGCGGCCGCGATTTTGGCCTGGTTGAGCTTGAGACGGGCCGCGCCAGCCGATGCAAAAAGCTTGTTCTGGTTTGCGCTCGGCCTCAGCGGCTATGCCGTCGGCCAAATCCTGTGGGATATTCAGACGGCGACGGCTTACGCGAACTTTCCCGCTCCGTCGGATTTGTTTTATCTGTGGCTAGGACCCTGCATCGCTATCGGTTTGTTGTTGGAAATCCGCAATCACACCGTCCCGTCCGAACGCAAGACCATCTGGCTGGATGCCTTAACCCTGACGGTGGCGATGCTGACGCTGATTCTGGCGCTGTATCTGCCCAAACGCGGCGAAACCGAGGTATTGCCGCTGCTGATCCTAATTGCCTATCCGGCCACCCTGTTTGGTGCCACCAGCCTGGCGCTGACCATGATTCCGGCGCTACGCCAGCGGCTAAGATCCAGCCTGTCGTTGTTTTTGGCCGGATTGGTCACCACCGGGCTCAGTTGGATGGAATGGAATTTCATGGCCTTGGACGGCACCGCTATCGACGGTGCCTGGTTCAATATTTCGTTTTCGGTGGCGGTATTGCTGATCGGTTTTAGCCTGACCCGCTGGGAAATCGAGAAAAATACTGATCCGGACTGGGATAGGCTGTGCGAAGGCGTGTTGCGGCTTTTCCCGTTGTTGACCGTGGTGATGGCCTCGCTGGCCGTGGTATTTTCGCACACGCTGAACAACTTGCCCTTTATCGTGCAGACTGCGGCCAACATTGGCTCGGCGGTTGTGATAGTGCTGGCCATGTTCCGGCAAGGCGCATTGCTGAAGGAGCGCGATGCCTTGCTGTTGGCGCAAGCGGCGCTAATGGCCAGCCGGCGGGAGTTGGCACTCGAGCGTGGCCAACTGAAATCGCTGGTTTGCGCCATTCCGGATCTGGTTTGGCTGAAGGATCCGGACGGAATTTATCTGAGTTGCAATCCGCGCTTCGAACAGTTTTTTGGCGCCGGCGAAAGCCGGATTATCGGCAAGACCGACTATGATTTTGTCGACCGCGAATTGGCCGATTTTTTTCGGCAACATGATCAAAAGGCGATGGAAGCCGGCGGGCCTTGCAGCAACGAGGAATGGCTGACCTTCGCCAACGGCGGCTACCGGGGGCTGTTCGAAACCATTAAGACGCCGATGCGCGACGAATCCGGCCGTTTGATCGGCGTGTTGGGCGTCGCCAGAGACATTACCGAGCGCAAGCGGCTCGAAGAAGAGCTGAAGCTGGCTGGCGAGGTTTACCAGTCCAGCAGCGAAGCCATCATGGTGACCGATGAAGGGAACCACATCATTGCGGTCAACCCGGCTTTTAGCGCGATAACGGGCTATTCCGCCGGGGAAGCGCTAGGCCAGTCGCCCCGGTTGTTGAAATCAGGCCGCCACGATGCCGACTTTTACCGCAAGCTATGGTCAAGCTTGCTGAACCAGGGCCGATGGCGCGGCGAACTGTGGAACCGCAGAAAAAACGGTGAAGTCTATCCGGAATGGATTTCCATCGGCGTTATTCGTAATGCTGACGGCTCGATACACCGCTATTTGTCGCTATTTACCGACATTACCGAGCGCAAGCAGGCGGAAGAAGAATTGCGCCACTACAAGGATCATCTGGAGGAAACAGTACTGCAGCGGACCGAGGAACTGCGGCTGGCCAGGGATGCGGCGGAAGCCGCTAACAAGGCCAAAAGCGTATTCCTGGCCAACATGAGCCACGAATTGCGCACGCCGCTGAACGCCATTTTAGGCTTTTCCAGCATGATGCGCCGCGATTTGGGGTTGTCCGACAGCCAAATCGAAAACCTCGACATCATCAATCGTAGCGGCGAGCATCTGCTGCGGCTGATCAACGACGTGCTGGAAATGGCCAAAATAGAAGCCGATCGCTTGCAATTGGAACTCGCCCCGTTCGATCTCGGTTCGATGGTGCGCGATGTCACCGAAATGATGCAAATCCGCGCCCAGGAAAAAGGTTTGCGGCTGTTGCTCGATCAAACCTCCGAATTCCCCCGTTATATCAAGAGCGACGAGGCCCGGATCAGGCAAATTCTGATCAACCTGATCAATAATGCGGTCAAATTTACCGAACAGGGCAGCGTGACTGTGCGCCTGGGGGTGAAGAACAATGCCAGGCATCATCTGCTGATCGAGATCCAGGATTCCGGTTCCGGCATCGCGCCGGAAGATCAAGACCGTATGTTCGAACCCTTCGTGCGGCTATCCGAGAGTGCTCCCCAGCCGGGCACCGGCCTGGGCCTAACCATAACCCGCCAGTTTGTCAAACTGATGGGCGGCTGCATCCGGCTCGAAAGCATACCTGGCAAGGGCTCGCTGTTTCGGGTCGAACTGCCGGTGGAGTTGGCGAACATGGACGATATGCTGAAACCGGAACTCTATAAACTGGGTGAAGTCGTGGGGCTGGCGCCCGGTCAACCCCGTTACAAGATTTTGATTGTCGAGGATCAACGCGAAAACCAGTTGCTGCTGAGCCGGTTGATGGCCGGACTCGGTTTGGAGGTTATGTTGGCGGAGAACGGCAAGCAGGGCGTGGAACTGTTCCAGAGTTGGCGGCCCGATCTGATCTGGATGGACAGGCAAATGCCGGTGATGGACGGTATCGAAGCGACGCGACGCATCCGCCGCATGCCGAACGGCGAGGCGGTCAAGATCGTCGCGGTCACCGCTTCGGCCTTCAAGGAAGAGCAGCGGGAAATACTGGATGCCGGCATGGACGATTTCGTGCGCAAGCCCTATCGCTTCGACGAAATCTACGACTGTCTGGCCCGGCAACTGGACATCACCTATATTTATTCATCGCAGACTTTGTCGGACGAGCCCAACAACGTGACGCTGACCGCCGGTATGTTGGCAATTTTGCCGGCCGAGTTGCGTGAGGAGCTGAGGCAGGCGTTGATCAATTTGAACAGCGAACGCATTGCGGAAATCATCCGGCGGATAGGCGGCATCGATGCAAACTTGGCGCTGGCAATGTCTAGGCTGGCGGAATATTTCGATTACCCCACCATTTTGAAGTTGTTGGATGAAGCCAAACACAACTAA
- a CDS encoding PAS domain-containing hybrid sensor histidine kinase/response regulator: MTVSIILITSLVLQVVAVYFALRLIKITGKSMAWSLIAIAISLMALRRGVSLIAVFQAEFVKQPDLNVELIALAISLLMAVGIERITPIFKEIKTITNRLRESEEQYRQLTRFQRTILDNAAYGIISTTSDGIVTSFNPAAERLLAYTSAEVMGQQTPALWHDPEEVARHAMQLSRELGETISPGFDVFAARPRLGLPETDEWTFIRKDARRVPVSLSVTALRDESGRITGFVGLAYDLTERRQAEQERLANLRFFESMDRINRAIQGTNQLERMMSDVLDLVLTIFDCDRAWLIYPCDPEAASWSVPMERTKPEYPGANSQGLEMPMNPEIQSVLRIESETDGPVAFGPGAKYPLPEWLRRQFGVQSQLTMTTRPKTGKPWAFGMHQCSHARVWTPEDQRLFQEINWRLADSLTSLLSHRGLRESEAKYRQIVDTASEGIWVFGPDGVTNFVNARMAEMLGYSGEEMIGRPMSDFMFDEDLPDHFNKMNNRRQGLTEHYERRFRCKGGQAVWALASATPIVDGEQHYRGSFGMFTDITQRKQAEDELQCHKEQLEKTIRQRTAELLLARDAAEAANQAKSVFLANMSHELRTPLNAILGFSSMMRRDPRLSPYQSENLDIINRSGEHLLTLINDVLEMAKIEAGRLQLEIAPFDLGGMVCDVTEMMQIRAQEKGLRLLLDQSSEFPRCIKSDEARIRQILINLINNAVKFTEQGGVTLRLAVGDNARHHLLIEVEDSGSGIAPEDQDRLFEPFVQLSEGTAQRGTGLGLAISRQFVKLMGGSIRVESTLGKGSSFRVELPVELASPTEILGQESPKSGEVAGLAPGQPHYRILIVEDQYENQLLLRRLMSDIGMEVKVAENGQQGLELFQDWHPDLIWMDRRMPVMDGVEATQRIRQLADGQAVKIVAVTASAFKEQQREMLDAGMDDFVRKPYRFDEIYDCLARQLGLEYLYYSDSPADDTASLTLTARMLEELPEALRLQLRDALISLDNEQITQAIRMVAEVDAIVGLALSRLADYFDYPAILKLLDQADRAGAV, translated from the coding sequence GTGACAGTGTCCATCATTCTGATTACCTCGCTAGTCTTGCAAGTAGTCGCGGTTTATTTTGCCCTCAGGCTGATAAAAATCACGGGCAAGAGCATGGCTTGGAGCCTGATAGCCATCGCAATTTCGTTGATGGCCTTGCGGCGTGGCGTAAGCCTGATCGCGGTATTTCAAGCGGAATTCGTCAAGCAGCCGGACCTGAATGTGGAACTGATTGCCTTGGCAATTTCGCTGCTGATGGCCGTCGGCATCGAACGCATTACTCCGATCTTCAAGGAAATCAAAACCATAACCAATCGATTGAGGGAAAGCGAAGAACAGTACCGCCAACTCACCCGCTTCCAGCGAACGATCTTGGACAATGCCGCCTACGGCATCATCTCGACGACATCCGACGGCATTGTCACCAGTTTTAATCCCGCCGCCGAACGCTTGCTGGCTTACACATCCGCTGAAGTCATGGGCCAGCAGACGCCGGCGCTCTGGCACGATCCGGAGGAGGTGGCGCGGCACGCAATGCAGTTGTCCAGGGAACTGGGCGAAACAATCTCGCCGGGATTCGATGTATTTGCCGCTCGTCCCCGGCTCGGCCTACCCGAGACCGACGAGTGGACCTTCATACGCAAGGATGCACGGCGCGTGCCGGTGAGTTTATCCGTCACTGCGCTACGGGATGAAAGCGGCCGGATCACGGGATTCGTCGGACTGGCTTATGATCTGACCGAGCGCAGGCAGGCCGAGCAGGAGCGCTTGGCCAATCTGCGGTTTTTTGAAAGCATGGATAGGATTAACCGGGCCATACAGGGAACGAACCAGCTTGAGCGGATGATGAGCGACGTGCTCGATCTCGTGCTGACGATCTTTGATTGTGACCGGGCTTGGCTGATCTATCCTTGCGATCCCGAGGCTGCTTCGTGGTCGGTACCTATGGAACGCACCAAGCCTGAATATCCGGGGGCCAACAGTCAAGGGCTTGAGATGCCGATGAATCCGGAAATCCAAAGTGTGTTACGAATAGAAAGCGAGACCGACGGCCCGGTTGCCTTCGGTCCGGGGGCCAAGTATCCGCTGCCGGAATGGCTAAGGCGGCAATTCGGGGTACAGTCGCAGTTAACCATGACCACTCGCCCCAAAACCGGCAAGCCATGGGCGTTCGGCATGCATCAGTGCTCTCATGCCAGGGTTTGGACACCGGAAGACCAGCGTCTGTTTCAAGAGATCAATTGGCGGCTGGCCGACAGTCTGACTAGCTTGTTGTCTCATCGTGGCTTGCGCGAGAGCGAGGCGAAGTACCGCCAGATCGTGGACACGGCCAGTGAAGGAATCTGGGTGTTCGGGCCGGACGGCGTGACTAACTTTGTCAATGCCAGAATGGCTGAAATGCTTGGCTATTCGGGCGAAGAGATGATCGGACGACCCATGAGCGACTTCATGTTCGATGAAGATTTGCCTGATCATTTTAACAAAATGAACAATCGTCGCCAGGGACTGACCGAGCATTACGAACGCCGATTCCGTTGCAAGGGCGGACAGGCAGTGTGGGCTCTCGCTTCCGCCACGCCGATCGTCGATGGCGAGCAGCATTACCGGGGCTCCTTTGGCATGTTTACCGATATTACCCAGCGCAAACAGGCGGAAGATGAACTCCAATGCCACAAGGAGCAACTGGAGAAAACCATACGGCAACGCACGGCGGAACTGTTGTTGGCCCGCGACGCGGCCGAAGCCGCCAACCAAGCCAAAAGCGTGTTTCTGGCCAACATGAGCCACGAACTGCGTACCCCGCTTAACGCCATTCTAGGGTTCTCCAGCATGATGCGCCGAGACCCTCGGCTAAGTCCGTACCAATCCGAAAATCTCGACATCATCAACCGTAGCGGCGAGCATTTGCTGACCCTGATCAACGATGTGTTGGAAATGGCTAAAATCGAGGCGGGCCGCCTGCAATTGGAAATTGCCCCGTTTGACTTGGGGGGCATGGTGTGCGATGTCACCGAAATGATGCAAATCCGCGCCCAGGAAAAAGGCTTGCGGTTGCTGCTGGACCAGTCGTCCGAGTTCCCCCGTTGCATCAAGAGCGACGAGGCTCGCATTCGGCAGATATTGATAAATCTGATCAACAACGCGGTGAAATTTACCGAGCAGGGCGGCGTGACGTTGCGTTTGGCGGTCGGGGATAACGCCCGGCATCATTTATTGATCGAAGTGGAGGATTCGGGTTCCGGCATCGCCCCGGAAGACCAAGATCGTCTATTCGAGCCTTTCGTGCAGCTATCCGAAGGCACCGCCCAGCGCGGCACCGGACTGGGTCTGGCTATCAGCCGCCAATTCGTCAAGCTGATGGGCGGTAGCATCCGGGTCGAAAGCACGCTGGGCAAGGGTTCGTCGTTTCGGGTTGAACTACCGGTGGAATTGGCGAGTCCCACCGAAATTCTTGGGCAGGAAAGCCCCAAATCCGGGGAGGTGGCGGGACTGGCTCCTGGACAGCCGCATTACCGAATCCTGATCGTCGAGGATCAGTATGAAAACCAATTGCTGCTCAGGCGCTTGATGAGCGACATCGGCATGGAGGTGAAAGTGGCGGAGAACGGCCAGCAAGGTCTGGAGTTGTTCCAAGATTGGCACCCCGATCTGATCTGGATGGACAGGCGCATGCCGGTTATGGACGGCGTCGAAGCGACTCAACGCATTCGTCAATTAGCGGATGGTCAAGCGGTCAAGATCGTCGCGGTCACCGCCTCGGCCTTCAAGGAACAGCAGCGGGAAATGCTGGATGCCGGCATGGACGATTTCGTGCGCAAGCCCTACCGCTTCGACGAGATTTACGATTGCCTGGCTCGGCAACTGGGTCTTGAATATCTTTATTATTCGGACAGCCCGGCGGATGACACGGCGTCCTTGACCTTGACCGCCCGGATGTTGGAAGAATTACCCGAAGCTCTGCGCCTGCAACTGCGGGATGCCCTGATCAGCCTGGACAACGAGCAAATCACCCAGGCCATCCGAATGGTTGCCGAAGTGGACGCGATTGTTGGGCTTGCGCTGTCGCGGTTGGCGGACTATTTCGATTACCCGGCTATTTTGAAGTTGTTGGACCAAGCGGATCGAGCAGGGGCCGTGTAA